The proteins below come from a single Hirundo rustica isolate bHirRus1 chromosome 6, bHirRus1.pri.v3, whole genome shotgun sequence genomic window:
- the GNPNAT1 gene encoding glucosamine 6-phosphate N-acetyltransferase, with product MMPVATVMPDDTPMFDPRILQELDWSENTTSFSPAISPLDPGDGLVLRPLCTADLNRGFFKVLGQLTETGVVSPEQFIKTFEHMKRSGDYFVTVVEDTNLGQIVATATLVIEHKFTHSCAKRGRIEDVVVSGECRGKQLGKLLTSTLTLLSKRLNCYKITLECLPKNVDFYKKFGYLVSDENYMFQRFFN from the exons ATGATGCCCGTGGCCACCGTGATGCCCGACGACACGCCCATGTTTGACCCCAGGATCCTGCAGGAGCTCGACTGGAGCGAGAACACCACCAGCTTTTCTCCTGCTATTTCTCCGCTGGATCCAGGGGATGGGCTGGTCCTGAGACCGCTCTGCACAGCTGATTTAAATCGAG GCTTTTTTAAGGTTCTGGGTCAGCTGACGGAAACAGGAGTTGTGAGCCCGGAGCAGTTCATCA AAACCTTTGAGCACATGAAGAGGTCTGGAGATTACTTCGTTACCGTGGTGGAGGACACGAACCTGGGGCAGATCGTTGCTACGGCAACGCTGGTTATAGAACATAAATTCACTCACTCCTGTGCCAAG AGAGGCAGGATAGAAGATGTGGTGGTCAGCGGGGAGTGCAGAGGGAAGCAGCTTGGAAAACT ATTAACGTCCACCCTCACCTTGCTAAGCAAGAGACTGAACTGTTACAAAATCACGCTCGAGTGTCTGCccaaaaatgtggatttttacAAGAAGTTTGGTTATTTGGTATCTGATGAGAACTACATGTTTCAACGGTTCTTTAATTAA